The Raphanus sativus cultivar WK10039 chromosome 2, ASM80110v3, whole genome shotgun sequence genome includes a region encoding these proteins:
- the LOC108842084 gene encoding two-component response regulator ARR2: MLNPGQGRGPDSAGVAGGVSSNSDPFPAGLRVLVVDDDPTCLMILERMLRTCLYRVTKCNRAELALSLLRQNKNGFDIVISDVHMPDMDGFKLLEHVGLEMDLPVIMMSADDSKAVVLKGVTHGAVDYLIKPVRIEALKNIWQHVVRKKRNEWNVSEHSGSVEETTGERQQQRDDGGDNNSSSANNEGSWRSSRKRKEGEVDEQGDDKEDTSSLKKPRVVWSVELHQQFVAAVNQLGVDKAVPKKILEMMNVPGLTRENVASHLQKYRIYLRRLGGVSQHQGNMNHSFMTGQDPSFSPLSTLNGFDLQALAAAGQLPAQSLAQLQAAGLARPSSLAKPGISVDQRGIFSFESPKIRHGQQMMMNSGGGGGNKQMNLLHGVPMGMEPRQFAGGGHMRLQQQMSGGGRVAGQNVQSSGMMMPVGGGTSMLQSLGQQQQQVMLSSSVPRRSELTESSSSCRVLPAAPTHSVVFNNFSSELPRNSFPLASAPGISVSYQEEVNSSDAKGVTATTTTAGFGNPSYDIFNDYPQHNSNDWDLQNIGMVFNSHQDTTAASSAAFSCSSSTQRKRAEQVQNHHQQQHLPSQSLNQLNGGGSVRVKSERVAETVTCPPATTLFQEQYNQEDLMSALLKQEGLPLVDNEFDFDGYSIDNIPV, encoded by the exons atgttaaATCCGGGTCAGGGAAGAGGACCCGATTCGGCGGGAGTCGCTGGTGGTGTGTCGTCGAACTCCGACCCGTTTCCAGCGGGTCTTCGAGTTCTCGTCGTGGACGATGACCCAACTTGTCTGATGATCTTGGAGAGGATGCTCAGGACTTGTCTCTACAGAG TAACGAAGTGTAACAGAGCAGAGCTCGCATTGTCTCTGCTACGACAGAACAAGAACGGTTTCGATATTGTCATCAGCGATGTTCATATGCCTGACATGGACGGGTTCAAGCTCCTCGAACACGTCGGTCTAGAGATGGATCTACCTGTTATCA TGATGTCTGCGGATGATTCAAAGGCCGTTGTGTTGAAAGGAGTGACTCACGGTGCAGTGGACTACCTCATCAAACCGGTACGCATCGAGGCGCTCAAGAACATATGGCAGCACGTGGTGAGGAAGAAGCGTAACGAGTGGAATGTGTCTGAGCATTCAGGAAGCGTTGAAGAGACTACTGGAGAGAGGCAGCAGCAGAGGGACGATGGTGGTGATAACAACTCTTCTTCGGCTAATAACGAAGGGAGCTGGAGGAGCTCGAGGAAGAGGAAGGAAGGGGAAGTAGACGAGCAAGGGGATGATAAAGAGGACACGTCTAGTTTGAAGAAACCACGCGTGGTTTGGTCTGTTGAGTTGCATCAACAGTTTGTCGCTGCTGTGAATCAGCTCGGCGTTGACA AAGCGGTTCCGAAGAAGATCTTGGAGATGATGAATGTACCAGGGCTAACGAGAGAGAACGTAGCTAGTCACCTCCAG AAGTATAGGATATATCTAAGACGGCTTGGAGGAGTGTCTCAGCACCAAGGGAACATGAACCATTCGTTTATGACAGGTCAAGATCCGAGTTTCAGTCCTCTTTCTACGTTGAATGGGTTTGATCTTCAAGCTCTAGCTGCTGCTGGTCAGCTCCCAGCTCAGAGCCTCGCGCAGCTTCAAGCAGCTGGTCTTGCTCGGCCTTCTTCGCTCGCTAAACCGGGGATTTCAGTAGATCAGAGAGGCATCTTCAGCTTCGAAAGCCCGAAAATAAGACATGGGCAGCAGATGATGATGAacagtggtggtggtggtggtaatAAGCAGATGAACCTGCTTCACGGTGTTCCAATGGGAATGGAACCGAGACAATTTGCAGGTGGTGGTCACATGCGATTGCAGCAACAAATGTCTGGTGGTGGTCGTGTTGCTGGACAGAATGTTCAGAGCAGTGGAATGATGATGCCTGTAGGAGGAGGGACATCAATGCTACAGTCACTCGGACAGCAGCAACAACAAGTGATGTTGTCAAGTAGTGTTCCAAGGAGAAGCGAACTCACCGAGTCAAGCAGCAGCTGTAGAGTGTTACCAGCAGCTCCTACACACTCGGTGgtctttaataacttttcttCGGAGCTACCTAGAAACAGCTTCCCGTTGGCAAGTGCACCGGGGATATCAGTTTCTTACCAAGAAGAGGTCAACAGCTCAGACGCTAAAGGTGTTACTGCTACTACTACTACTGCAGGGTTTGGTAACCCGAGCTACGACATATTCAATGATTATCCGCAGCATAACAGCAATGATTGGGATCTGCAGAATATCGGCATGGTCTTTAATTCTCACCAGGACACAACAGCAGCATCATCTGCCGCTTTTTCATGTTCGTCTTCCACCCAGAGAAAAAGGGCTGAGCAGGTGCAGAACCACCACCAGCAACAGCATTTGCCAAGCCAGAGTCTTAATCAGTTGAACGGTGGTGGTTCGGTTAGAGTGAAGTCAGAGAGAGTGGCGGAGACGGTGACTTGTCCTCCAGCAACAACACTGTTTCAAGAGCAGTATAACCAAGAAGATCTCATGAGCGCACTTCTCAAGCAG GAAGGACTTCCATTGGTAGATAACGAGTTCGACTTTGACGGATACTCCATCGATAATATTCCTGTATGA
- the LOC108842083 gene encoding COBRA-like protein 7, which translates to MDSAPTSTLLPLLLLSLLLVPSSIPLATSQPAADTNPSPPSDSDLCNGVFVSYTHTKGSKIPPNDSADQPYRFESVVTVLNNGRDELKSWRVFVKFAHREILVSASNAVLSDGSSLPLSVENGTVFAGYPSSDLKSAIQTAGDVTQMQASVELVGTQFGVAPPGVPLPKNISLVTDGWKCPKATQKGKNVLQVCCMPDPSFNNTEIIDNEFLPRQNGDLTIMYDVIRSYSSNYMAQVTMENHSPLGRLDNWKLSFDWMRDEFIDTMTGAYPSLVDSSDCIDGPQAKYYQALDFSNVLSCARRPTIIDLPLTKYNDSTFGFKPYCCRNGTILPKSMDPSKSISAFQMQVYKMPPDLNISALSPPQNWRISGSLNPDYKCGPPVRVSPSQFVDPSGLPSNKTAFASWQVVCNITQQKNTSPRCCVSFSAYFNDSIIPCKTCACGCSSSRASRTCSTTSPALLLPQQALLVPFENRTELTLAWSYLKHRPVPNPMPCGDNCGVSINWHLATDYRGGWTARVTIFNWGETNFPDWFTAIQMKNAAPGFEKAYSFNATALDINGENNTIFMEGLPGLNYLVAERDGDNPLKNPRVPGKQQSVISFTKKLTPGINVPGGDGFPSKVFFNGEECSLPSLLPTSNSNKRRHISAILLALPVLALLILRV; encoded by the exons ATGGATTCAGCTCCCACATCCACTCTCCTTCCGTTACTCCTACTCTCTCTTCTCCTCGTCCCCTCCTCGATTCCACTCGCAACCTCCCAACCCGCCGCCGATACCAACCCATCTCCCCCTTCCGATTCCGATCTATGCAACGGCGTCTTCGTCTCCTACACACACACCAAAGGATCCAAGATCCCGCCCAACGACTCCGCGGACCAGCCTTACCGCTTCGAATCCGTGGTCACCGTGCTCAACAACGGCCGCGACGAGCTCAAATCGTGGCGCGTCTTCGTCAAGTTCGCCCACCGCGAGATCCTCGTCTCCGCCTCCAACGCCGTCCTCTCCGACGGCTCCAGCCTGCCGCTGAGCGTGGAGAACGGCACCGTTTTCGCCGGGTATCCCTCGTCGGACTTGAAGTCGGCTATTCAGACGGCGGGTGATGTGACTCAGATGCAAGCGAGCGTGGAGCTCGTCGGGACGCAGTTCGGTGTGGCGCCGCCGGGTGTGCCGCTTCCGAAGAACATCTCTCTTGTTACTGATGGGTGGAAGTGTCCTAAAGCCACCCAGAAAG GTAAAAATGTGCTGCAAGTATGTTGCATGCCGGATCCAAGTTTTAATAACACAGAGATCATTGATAACGAGTTCCTTCCCCGGCAAAATGGAGATCTCACTATCATGTACGATGTGATCAGATCATATTCATCGAACTACATGGCACAAGTCACAATGGAGAACCATAGCCCGCTTGGCAGGCTAGATAACTGGAAACTGAGCTTTGACTGGATGCGGGACGAGTTTATCGACACCATGACAGGGGCTTACCCGAGTCTTGTTGACTCATCTGACTGTATTGATGGCCCACAGGCCAAGTACTATCAAGCTCTTGACTTCTCCAACGTGTTAAGCTGTGCAAGACGGCCAACCATCATAGATCTCCCCCTTACGAAGTATAATGACTCTACCTTCGGGTTTAAACCATATTGCTGCAGAAACGGGACTATTCTGCCAAAGTCCATGGATCCTAGCAAGTCCATCTCCGCTTTCCAGATGCAGGTGTACAAAATGCCTCCGGATCTTAACATTTCTGCTCTTTCACCTCCTCAGAACTGGCGGATCAGCGGTTCACTTAACCCGGATTACAAGTGTGGCCCTCCTGTTCGAGTGAGCCCAAGCCAGTTCGTCGATCCTAGTGGATTACCATCAAACAAGACAGCTTTTGCGAGCTGGCAAGTGGTCTGCAACATCACTCAACAGAAGAACACGAGTCCTAGGTGCTGTGTATCGTTCTCTGCCTACTTCAACGACTCCATCATCCCGTGCAAGACTTGCGCTTGTGGATGTTCCAGCAGCAGAGCTTCTCGCACTTGTAGCACAACCTCCCCAGCGCTTCTTCTACCCCAGCAAGCTCTTCTGGTCCCTTTTGAGAACCGAACTGAACTCACACTCGCTTGGTCTTATCTAAAACACCGTCCTGTCCCAAACCCAATGCCTTGTGGGGACAACTGTGGAGTGAGCATCAACTGGCATTTGGCTACAGACTACAGAGGAGGATGGACAGCCCGGGTCACAATCTTTAACTGGGGAGAGACAAACTTTCCAGATTGGTTCACAGCTATTCAGATGAAAAATGCCGCCCCAGGTTTCGAGAAAGCCTACTCGTTCAACGCAACTGCACTTGATATTAACGGGGAGAACAACACTATTTTCATGGAAGGTCTACCTGGCTTGAACTATCTTGTAGCGGAAAGAGACGGAGACAATCCGCTAAAGAACCCTCGTGTTCCAGGGAAACAACAGTCTGTTATTTCCTTCACTAAGAAACTGACTCCTGGGATCAATGTCCCTGGCGGAGACGGCTTCCCGAGCAAAGTGTTCTTCAACGGTGAGGAGTGTTCGCTACCATCTTTACTCCCAACGAGCAACAGCAACAAACGGCGACACATCTCTGCTATCCTCTTGGCATTACCGGTTTTGGCACTCTTGATTTTGCGGGTGTAA